In one window of Erythrolamprus reginae isolate rEryReg1 chromosome 1, rEryReg1.hap1, whole genome shotgun sequence DNA:
- the DYNLT2 gene encoding dynein light chain Tctex-type protein 2 isoform X1 has translation MDKGKKKLGATPSHVGTGWGRKHSGIDKDQLGRPSISGKHRASSYDIGDPDDESMTDFTKNELLVFRTSFARPKYANTYRMEPYRKCESHIVRKRTEDILKQKLQDFKYIGINGAPTCSAISEDILAGVKELGFDRYKYIVQLFLVEKTGQSIHIASRWVWDVARDTWVQAQYEAENYVMVALVVALYFE, from the exons ATGGATAAAGGCAAAAAGAAGCTGGGCGCCACTCCTTCCCACGTGGGGACAGGATGGGGAAGAAAACATAGCGGTATTGATAAAGATCAGCTGGGTCGG CCTTCAATATCAGGAAAACACAGAGCTTCAAGCTATGACATAGGTGACCCAGATGATGAATCCATGACAGATTTTACAAAAAATGAGCTTTTAGTATTCAGGACTAGCTTTGCAAGACCGAAATATGCTAACACTTATAGGATGGAACCTTATAGAAAATGTGAGTCTCATATAGTAAGGAAGAGAACTGAAGATATTCTaaag CAGAAACTTCAAGATTTCAAATATATTGGAATCAATGGTGCCCCCACTTGTTCAGCTATCTCAGAAGATATATTAGCAGGTGTCAAGGAACTGGGGTTTGATCGTTACAAGTATATAGTTCAGCTATTTCTTGTGGAAAAGACTGGTCAGTCAATACAT ATTGCCAGCAGATGGGTCTGGGATGTTGCACGAGACACTTGGGTTCAAGCTCAATATGAAGCTGAGAACTATGTTATGGTGGCCCTAGTAGTTGCTTTGTATTTTgagtaa
- the DYNLT2 gene encoding dynein light chain Tctex-type protein 2 isoform X2: MDKGKKKLGATPSHVGTGWGRKHSGIDKDQLGRPSISGKHRASSYDIGDPDDESMTDFTKNELLVFRTSFARPKYANTYRMEPYRKCESHIVRKRTEDILKKLQDFKYIGINGAPTCSAISEDILAGVKELGFDRYKYIVQLFLVEKTGQSIHIASRWVWDVARDTWVQAQYEAENYVMVALVVALYFE; this comes from the exons ATGGATAAAGGCAAAAAGAAGCTGGGCGCCACTCCTTCCCACGTGGGGACAGGATGGGGAAGAAAACATAGCGGTATTGATAAAGATCAGCTGGGTCGG CCTTCAATATCAGGAAAACACAGAGCTTCAAGCTATGACATAGGTGACCCAGATGATGAATCCATGACAGATTTTACAAAAAATGAGCTTTTAGTATTCAGGACTAGCTTTGCAAGACCGAAATATGCTAACACTTATAGGATGGAACCTTATAGAAAATGTGAGTCTCATATAGTAAGGAAGAGAACTGAAGATATTCTaaag AAACTTCAAGATTTCAAATATATTGGAATCAATGGTGCCCCCACTTGTTCAGCTATCTCAGAAGATATATTAGCAGGTGTCAAGGAACTGGGGTTTGATCGTTACAAGTATATAGTTCAGCTATTTCTTGTGGAAAAGACTGGTCAGTCAATACAT ATTGCCAGCAGATGGGTCTGGGATGTTGCACGAGACACTTGGGTTCAAGCTCAATATGAAGCTGAGAACTATGTTATGGTGGCCCTAGTAGTTGCTTTGTATTTTgagtaa